A single Thermoanaerobacterium sp. RBIITD DNA region contains:
- the sigH gene encoding RNA polymerase sporulation sigma factor SigH → MKSGAQINLYNLYSSMDEGDVVEEAQNGNKAALEFIIDKYYTFVKAKARSYFLIGADKEDIVQEGMIGLYKAIRDFRSDKLSSFKAFAELCITRQIITAIKTATRQKHIPLNSYVSLNKPIFEEESDRTLMDVVSSECISDPEELIINREEYVNIENKIGEMLSDLEWEVLISYLDGKSYQEIAADLRRHVKSIDNALQRVKRKLERYLEMRNS, encoded by the coding sequence GTGAAATCGGGGGCACAAATTAATTTATACAATTTATATTCATCAATGGATGAAGGCGATGTTGTAGAAGAAGCCCAGAACGGTAATAAAGCTGCCTTAGAGTTTATTATTGATAAGTATTATACTTTTGTCAAGGCTAAAGCACGTTCATATTTTCTCATTGGTGCTGATAAAGAAGATATAGTACAGGAGGGAATGATAGGCTTATATAAGGCTATCCGTGACTTTAGGAGTGATAAACTTTCATCCTTTAAGGCTTTTGCAGAATTGTGCATAACACGCCAGATAATAACAGCTATAAAAACCGCAACAAGGCAGAAGCATATTCCCTTGAACTCATATGTTTCTCTTAATAAACCAATCTTTGAGGAAGAGTCCGATAGGACTTTAATGGATGTTGTGTCAAGTGAATGTATTTCAGACCCAGAAGAGTTAATAATAAACCGGGAGGAATACGTTAACATTGAGAATAAAATCGGAGAGATGTTAAGTGACCTCGAGTGGGAAGTGCTTATCTCTTATCTCGATGGCAAATCATATCAAGAAATTGCTGCAGACCTAAGAAGACATGTTAAATCTATAGACAATGCTCTTCAGAGAGTCAAAAGGAAGCTTGAAAGATATCTAGAAATGAGAAATAGTTAA
- the tuf gene encoding elongation factor Tu, with product MAKQKFERKKPHANIGTIGHVDHGKTTLTSAITIVLSKQGMAQATAYDEIDKAPEEKARGITINTMHVEYETEKRHYAHVDCPGHADYVKNMITGAAQMDGAILVVSAADGPMPQTREHILLARQVGVPYIVVFLNKADMVDDEELIELVEMEVRELLNEYEFPGDDTPIVVGSALKAMECGCGKRECQWCGKIWELMDAVDSYIPTPERDTDKPFLMPVEDVFTITGRGTVATGRVERGKLKVGDEVEIIGLSQENKKTVVTGVEMFRKTLDEAEAGDNIGVLLRGVTREEVERGQVLAKPGSVKPHTKFEGQVYVLTKEEGGRHTPFFNGYRPQFYFRTTDVTGVIDLPEGTEMVMPGDHVTMTIELITPIAMEEGLKFAIREGGHTVGAGVVSKILS from the coding sequence ATGGCAAAGCAGAAATTTGAAAGAAAGAAACCCCATGCAAACATAGGAACAATAGGGCACGTTGACCATGGCAAGACAACACTGACATCAGCAATAACAATAGTATTATCAAAGCAAGGAATGGCACAAGCTACAGCATATGACGAAATAGATAAAGCGCCAGAAGAAAAAGCAAGAGGAATAACCATAAACACAATGCATGTTGAATACGAGACAGAAAAAAGGCACTATGCACACGTTGACTGCCCTGGACATGCAGACTACGTAAAGAACATGATAACAGGTGCAGCACAGATGGATGGAGCAATACTCGTTGTATCAGCAGCAGATGGACCAATGCCACAGACGAGAGAGCATATACTCTTAGCAAGGCAGGTTGGAGTACCATACATCGTAGTATTTCTAAACAAAGCAGACATGGTAGATGACGAAGAATTAATCGAATTAGTAGAGATGGAAGTAAGAGAGCTATTAAACGAATATGAATTCCCAGGAGATGACACACCAATAGTAGTAGGTTCTGCATTAAAAGCGATGGAATGTGGATGCGGCAAGAGAGAATGCCAGTGGTGCGGAAAGATATGGGAATTAATGGATGCAGTAGACAGTTATATACCAACACCAGAGAGGGATACAGATAAACCATTCCTAATGCCTGTAGAGGATGTATTCACAATAACAGGAAGAGGAACAGTTGCAACAGGAAGAGTAGAAAGAGGCAAATTAAAAGTAGGAGACGAAGTAGAAATAATAGGATTATCACAAGAGAACAAGAAGACAGTAGTAACAGGCGTAGAAATGTTCAGAAAGACACTAGATGAAGCAGAAGCAGGAGACAACATAGGAGTACTATTAAGAGGTGTAACAAGAGAAGAAGTAGAAAGAGGACAGGTATTAGCGAAACCAGGCTCAGTAAAACCGCATACGAAGTTTGAAGGGCAGGTATACGTACTGACAAAAGAAGAAGGCGGAAGACACACACCGTTCTTCAATGGATACAGACCACAGTTCTATTTCAGAACGACAGATGTAACAGGAGTAATAGACTTACCAGAGGGCACAGAGATGGTAATGCCTGGGGACCATGTAACGATGACAATAGAACTAATAACACCGATAGCAATGGAAGAAGGATTAAAATTTGCTATAAGGGAAGGCGGACACACAGTAGGAGCCGGTGTTGTTTCGAAAATTCTGTCATAA
- the rpmG gene encoding 50S ribosomal protein L33: MRVKITLACTECKQRNYNTTKNKKNDPDRIELMKYCRFCRKHTLHKETR, encoded by the coding sequence TTGCGAGTTAAGATTACATTGGCTTGCACAGAATGTAAGCAAAGAAATTACAACACCACGAAAAACAAGAAAAATGATCCTGATAGAATAGAGCTTATGAAATATTGTAGATTCTGCAGGAAGCATACGTTGCATAAAGAGACAAGGTAA
- the secE gene encoding preprotein translocase subunit SecE, protein MAADERRKVGKFFREIKAEMKKVTWPTPHDLITYTEVVLVVMIAFTILVFITDSAFSYLLKLIIKG, encoded by the coding sequence ATGGCTGCCGATGAAAGGAGAAAAGTCGGGAAGTTTTTTAGAGAAATAAAAGCCGAGATGAAAAAGGTAACATGGCCGACTCCCCATGATTTAATAACATATACAGAAGTTGTGCTCGTTGTCATGATTGCATTTACTATATTAGTATTCATTACAGACTCGGCATTTAGCTACCTATTGAAATTAATTATAAAAGGTTAA
- the nusG gene encoding transcription termination/antitermination protein NusG translates to MAETNLAKWYVVHTYSGYENKVKANLEKSVENRNLQDLIHQVIVPTEKVVEIKDGKKKSVDRKVFPGYVLVKMVMNDDSWYVVRNTRGVTGFVGPGSKPVPLTDAEVKALGIKEAQPSVDIKTGDSVRVIAGPLENFIGVVEEIYLDRQKAKVLISMFGRETPVEFDFVQIQKIQ, encoded by the coding sequence ATGGCTGAAACGAATTTAGCTAAATGGTATGTTGTTCATACCTATTCCGGATATGAAAACAAAGTTAAAGCGAATCTGGAAAAGTCTGTTGAAAATAGAAACCTTCAGGATTTGATACATCAAGTTATAGTTCCGACGGAAAAGGTTGTAGAGATAAAAGACGGCAAGAAAAAATCCGTTGACAGAAAGGTATTTCCTGGTTATGTGCTTGTAAAAATGGTAATGAATGATGATTCATGGTACGTAGTCAGGAATACAAGAGGTGTGACGGGTTTTGTTGGACCAGGTTCTAAACCAGTGCCACTTACCGATGCGGAGGTTAAAGCACTTGGTATTAAAGAAGCACAACCGTCTGTTGATATTAAAACAGGTGATAGCGTTAGAGTTATCGCTGGACCTCTTGAGAATTTCATCGGTGTTGTTGAAGAAATTTACCTTGACAGACAAAAAGCTAAGGTTTTAATTTCGATGTTTGGAAGAGAAACTCCAGTTGAATTTGATTTTGTCCAGATTCAAAAAATTCAATAA
- the rplK gene encoding 50S ribosomal protein L11, whose amino-acid sequence MAKKVTAVVKIQLPAGKATPAPPVGTALGPHGVNIMGFCKEFNERTAKQAGLIIPVVITIYADRSFTFITKTPPAAVLLKKAAGIESGSAQPNKQKVAKVSKEKVREIAELKMKDLNASDVEAAMRMIAGTARSMGIEVEQ is encoded by the coding sequence ATGGCTAAAAAGGTTACTGCTGTTGTAAAAATCCAGTTACCTGCAGGAAAAGCTACTCCAGCTCCACCAGTTGGTACAGCACTTGGACCACACGGTGTTAATATAATGGGCTTTTGCAAAGAGTTCAATGAAAGAACAGCAAAACAAGCTGGACTGATTATTCCTGTAGTTATAACAATATATGCAGATAGATCATTTACTTTTATAACTAAGACTCCACCTGCCGCTGTATTATTAAAGAAGGCAGCTGGTATCGAGAGTGGTTCAGCACAGCCAAATAAACAAAAGGTTGCTAAAGTTAGCAAAGAAAAGGTCAGAGAAATTGCTGAGCTTAAGATGAAAGATCTTAATGCATCAGATGTTGAAGCGGCAATGAGAATGATTGCTGGTACTGCGAGAAGTATGGGTATAGAAGTAGAACAATAG
- the rplA gene encoding 50S ribosomal protein L1, whose translation MKHGKKYLESAKLIDKTKQYDSRDAIDLVLKTAKANFDETVELSVRLGVDSRHADQQVRGTVILPHGTGKSVRVLVFAKGDKAKEAEAAGADYVGAEEFVAKIQNENWFDYDVVIATPDMMGVVGRLGKVLGPKGLMPNPKAGTVTFDIEKAVKDVKAGKIEYRLDKSSIIHVPIGKVSFGQEKLVENFKTIMDAIIRSKPASAKGQYLKSVVLSSTMGPGVKVNPLKTV comes from the coding sequence ATGAAACATGGCAAAAAATATTTAGAAAGTGCAAAATTAATAGATAAAACAAAACAATATGATTCACGGGATGCAATTGATCTCGTTTTAAAGACTGCAAAAGCAAATTTTGATGAAACAGTAGAATTATCGGTAAGACTCGGTGTTGATTCGAGACACGCCGACCAGCAAGTCAGAGGTACTGTTATATTACCACATGGGACAGGAAAATCTGTACGTGTTTTGGTTTTTGCTAAAGGTGATAAAGCAAAAGAGGCTGAAGCTGCTGGTGCAGATTATGTCGGTGCTGAAGAGTTTGTTGCGAAAATACAGAATGAAAATTGGTTTGACTACGATGTTGTGATAGCTACACCTGATATGATGGGTGTTGTTGGACGACTCGGTAAAGTTTTGGGACCTAAGGGTTTAATGCCAAATCCTAAAGCAGGTACAGTAACATTTGATATTGAAAAAGCTGTTAAGGATGTTAAAGCAGGTAAAATAGAATATAGACTTGATAAAAGTTCAATAATACATGTGCCTATTGGGAAAGTATCCTTCGGACAAGAAAAGTTAGTTGAAAATTTCAAGACCATTATGGATGCTATAATAAGATCAAAACCTGCGTCTGCTAAGGGACAATATCTAAAGAGTGTTGTATTGTCATCAACAATGGGTCCAGGTGTTAAAGTAAATCCACTTAAAACAGTTTAA
- the rplJ gene encoding 50S ribosomal protein L10, whose product MSTTKEAKQKVVNEFKDKLSKAQSVIFTSYSGLTVEDDTALRRKFKEANSEYKVYKNTLMWRAAKELGYDDLKQYLEGPTSVSFGYEDPVTPAKILVEFLKNKEGLELKAGIVDGKLIGPDEIKALSELPSKEELIAKALGSMKAPINNLVYVLSGTLRSLVIALNAVKEKKQA is encoded by the coding sequence TTGAGTACAACAAAGGAAGCTAAGCAAAAAGTAGTTAATGAATTTAAAGACAAGTTATCAAAAGCACAATCTGTCATCTTTACCAGTTACAGTGGATTGACAGTTGAAGATGATACTGCTTTAAGGAGAAAATTTAAGGAAGCAAATTCCGAATACAAGGTGTATAAAAACACTTTAATGTGGCGTGCAGCAAAAGAGCTTGGATATGATGACTTAAAGCAATACTTAGAAGGACCAACATCAGTATCGTTTGGATATGAAGATCCTGTTACACCTGCAAAGATTCTCGTTGAATTTCTTAAAAATAAAGAAGGACTAGAATTAAAAGCAGGAATTGTTGACGGAAAGTTGATAGGGCCTGACGAAATCAAAGCTTTATCAGAGCTACCATCAAAAGAAGAACTTATTGCAAAAGCTCTTGGTAGCATGAAGGCACCAATAAACAATCTTGTTTATGTATTATCTGGTACATTGAGAAGTCTTGTAATTGCATTAAATGCAGTTAAAGAAAAAAAACAAGCATAA
- the rplL gene encoding 50S ribosomal protein L7/L12, translating to MNKEEILEAIKGMTVLELADLVKALEEEFGVSAAAPVAVAAAPAAGGAAAPAEEKTEFDVVLTEVGSEKIKVIKVVREVTSLGLKEAKDLVESAPKPIKEGVSKDEANQIKAKFEEVGAKVEIK from the coding sequence ATGAATAAAGAAGAAATCTTAGAAGCTATAAAAGGTATGACTGTATTGGAATTAGCTGACTTAGTAAAAGCACTTGAAGAGGAGTTTGGAGTATCTGCAGCAGCACCTGTTGCAGTAGCGGCAGCACCTGCAGCTGGCGGCGCAGCAGCACCTGCAGAAGAGAAGACAGAATTTGATGTTGTTTTAACAGAAGTAGGTTCAGAAAAAATAAAAGTTATTAAAGTTGTAAGAGAAGTAACAAGCCTCGGTTTAAAAGAAGCTAAGGACCTTGTTGAGAGTGCACCAAAGCCAATTAAAGAAGGCGTAAGCAAGGACGAAGCAAATCAAATAAAGGCAAAATTCGAAGAAGTTGGAGCAAAAGTAGAGATAAAATAA
- the rpoB gene encoding DNA-directed RNA polymerase subunit beta → MLHPVDAGYKKRMSFAKIEEVLEMPNLIEVQKNSYKWFLDEGLKEVFRDISPIESFSGNLSLEFLDYKLDDNPKYSVEECKDRDTTYAAPMRVKVRLTNKDTGEIKESEVFMGDFPLMTDKGTFIINGAERVIVSQLVRSPGVYYEQQFDKLGKKLFFATVIPNRGAWLEYEEDSNDIFSVRIDRTRKVPITVFLRSLGYGTDAQIIDLLGEDERIKATLDKDTTKSEEEGLLEIYKRLRPGEPPTVESAKSLLYSLFFDPKRYDLARVGRYKFNKKLALSSRIANHKAAKKIVNPVTGEVIVDEGQKISRETAKKIQDCGINVVEISFEGKTIKIIGNNTVDINEYPLPFEVSDLNIHEKVQLNVLKEILKDFSSEEDIKNEIKRRIDELIPKHITKEDIIASINYNLNLSNGIGFVDDIDHLGNRRLRSVGELLQNQFRIGLSRMERVVRERMTIQDVSEITAQNLINIRPVVAAIKEFFGSSQLSQFMDQTNPLAELTHKRRLSALGPGGLSRERAGMEVRDVHHSHYSRMCPIETPEGPNIGLIGSLATYARINEYGFIEAPYRKVDKETGRVLDEIVYMTADVEDEYVIAQADEPLDEENRFVNERVTVRSKDDILSVPREEVDLMDVSPKQVVSVATAMIPFLENDDANRALMGSNMQRQAVPLLMPQAPIVGTGIEYKAARDSGTVDIARNSGIAEKVTADKIIIRTDDGRRDEYDLLKFKRSNQGTCINQRPIINEGDRVEKGQVISDGPSTELGEIALGRNVLVGFMPWEGYNYEDAILISEELVKEDALTSIHIEEYESEARDTKLGPEEITRDIPNVGEEALKDLDERGIIRIGAEVTAGDILVGKVTPKGETELTAEERLLRAIFGEKAREVRDTSLRVPHGEGGIIVDVKVYTRENGDELPPGVNEMVRVFIAQKRKISVGDKMAGRHGNKGVVSRILPQEDMPFLPDGTPLQICLNPLGVPSRMNIGQVLEVHLGLAAKALGWYMATPVFDGAHEEDIQELLEKSGYSPDGKIQLYDGRTGEPFDHPVTVGYMYMLKLHHLVDDKMHARSTGPYSLVTQQPLGGKAQFGGQRFGEMEVWALEAYGASHTLQEILTVKSDDITGRVKTYESIVKGENIPEPGVPESFKVLVKELQSLCLDVKVLTEDNQEVALKEFEDEDDDDIPDDTININIEGREDVPEDVNYGEEYNDDYDDDKDKDSLDDLNFEPDDIDLNENDNFDDDYDI, encoded by the coding sequence ATGTTACATCCTGTTGATGCCGGTTATAAGAAGCGTATGAGCTTTGCTAAGATCGAGGAAGTTCTTGAAATGCCTAATCTCATTGAGGTACAGAAAAATTCTTACAAATGGTTTCTTGATGAGGGTTTAAAAGAGGTATTTAGGGATATTTCACCGATTGAGAGCTTTAGTGGCAATTTGTCTTTAGAATTTCTTGACTATAAGCTTGATGATAATCCAAAATATTCTGTTGAGGAGTGCAAAGATAGGGATACTACATATGCGGCTCCTATGAGGGTAAAAGTAAGACTTACAAATAAGGATACAGGGGAAATTAAAGAATCAGAAGTATTTATGGGCGATTTTCCTCTTATGACAGATAAAGGGACATTTATTATAAATGGTGCAGAACGTGTAATTGTAAGTCAGCTTGTCAGGTCACCTGGTGTTTATTATGAGCAACAGTTTGATAAATTAGGTAAGAAATTATTCTTTGCGACAGTAATTCCAAATAGAGGTGCATGGCTTGAATATGAAGAAGATTCAAATGACATCTTCTCTGTAAGAATTGATAGGACTAGAAAAGTACCTATAACTGTATTCTTAAGGTCTTTAGGATATGGTACGGATGCACAGATAATAGATCTACTTGGCGAGGATGAACGGATAAAGGCTACACTTGATAAAGATACGACAAAATCTGAAGAAGAAGGTTTACTTGAAATCTATAAAAGATTAAGACCAGGTGAACCTCCGACAGTTGAAAGTGCTAAAAGTCTTTTATATTCCTTATTTTTTGACCCAAAAAGATATGACCTTGCCCGTGTAGGACGTTATAAGTTTAATAAAAAGCTTGCATTAAGTTCAAGAATTGCTAATCATAAAGCTGCTAAAAAGATTGTTAATCCCGTAACGGGCGAAGTTATTGTTGATGAAGGACAAAAGATTTCTAGAGAGACGGCAAAAAAGATACAAGATTGTGGCATAAATGTTGTAGAGATTTCGTTTGAAGGAAAAACAATAAAGATTATAGGAAATAATACAGTTGATATAAATGAATATCCTCTGCCATTTGAAGTATCTGACCTCAATATACATGAGAAAGTTCAATTAAATGTTTTAAAAGAAATACTTAAAGATTTTTCAAGTGAAGAAGATATAAAAAACGAGATAAAGCGTAGAATTGACGAATTAATACCGAAGCATATTACAAAGGAAGATATAATTGCATCTATAAATTACAACTTGAATCTCTCTAATGGTATTGGATTCGTTGATGACATTGACCATCTTGGAAATAGAAGATTAAGGTCAGTTGGCGAACTCTTGCAAAATCAGTTTAGAATAGGCCTTTCAAGAATGGAAAGAGTTGTTAGAGAGAGGATGACAATTCAAGATGTAAGCGAAATAACAGCTCAGAACCTTATAAATATAAGACCTGTCGTTGCAGCAATTAAGGAGTTCTTTGGAAGCTCCCAGCTATCACAGTTTATGGACCAAACAAATCCACTTGCAGAGCTTACACATAAAAGAAGGCTAAGTGCATTAGGACCTGGCGGTCTAAGTCGTGAAAGAGCAGGTATGGAAGTAAGAGATGTTCACCATTCACATTATAGCAGGATGTGTCCTATTGAGACACCTGAAGGACCAAATATAGGACTAATAGGTTCACTTGCAACATATGCAAGGATTAACGAGTATGGTTTTATAGAAGCACCATATAGAAAAGTCGATAAAGAGACAGGTAGGGTTCTTGATGAGATAGTCTATATGACCGCCGATGTTGAAGATGAATATGTGATTGCACAGGCGGACGAGCCACTTGATGAGGAAAATAGATTCGTAAATGAAAGGGTAACAGTCCGTTCGAAGGACGACATTTTATCGGTCCCGAGAGAAGAAGTTGATTTAATGGACGTTTCACCAAAGCAGGTGGTATCTGTTGCAACGGCGATGATTCCATTCCTCGAAAATGATGATGCTAATAGAGCTTTGATGGGATCAAACATGCAGAGACAGGCTGTACCACTTCTTATGCCACAGGCGCCTATTGTAGGAACTGGTATTGAGTATAAAGCAGCGAGAGATTCTGGGACTGTTGACATTGCGAGGAACAGTGGAATTGCTGAGAAGGTTACTGCTGACAAAATTATCATTAGGACGGATGATGGAAGGCGGGACGAGTATGATTTACTGAAATTTAAAAGGTCAAACCAAGGTACATGCATAAACCAAAGACCGATTATAAATGAAGGCGATAGGGTTGAAAAAGGGCAGGTAATAAGCGACGGTCCTTCGACAGAACTTGGTGAAATAGCACTTGGCAGAAATGTCCTTGTTGGTTTCATGCCGTGGGAAGGCTATAACTATGAAGATGCAATTCTAATTAGCGAGGAACTTGTTAAAGAAGATGCACTTACATCAATCCACATAGAAGAATATGAGTCAGAGGCGAGAGATACAAAGTTAGGACCGGAGGAAATAACGCGAGATATACCAAATGTAGGTGAAGAAGCTCTAAAAGATCTTGATGAACGTGGTATCATACGCATTGGTGCTGAAGTAACTGCAGGTGATATTCTTGTTGGAAAAGTAACACCAAAAGGTGAAACAGAGTTGACGGCAGAAGAGCGGTTATTAAGGGCGATATTCGGTGAAAAGGCAAGGGAAGTAAGAGATACATCATTAAGAGTTCCACATGGTGAAGGCGGTATAATTGTAGATGTTAAAGTTTATACTAGGGAAAATGGCGATGAATTACCACCTGGTGTAAATGAAATGGTTCGGGTATTTATAGCGCAGAAAAGAAAGATATCCGTCGGTGACAAGATGGCAGGAAGACACGGAAATAAAGGTGTTGTTTCTAGGATATTGCCACAAGAGGACATGCCATTTTTACCTGACGGAACACCGCTTCAGATATGCTTAAATCCACTCGGCGTTCCATCCCGTATGAATATCGGGCAGGTTTTAGAGGTGCATTTAGGACTTGCAGCAAAAGCACTTGGATGGTATATGGCAACACCTGTTTTTGATGGTGCACATGAGGAAGACATCCAAGAGTTGCTGGAAAAATCAGGGTACTCGCCGGATGGCAAGATACAATTATATGATGGCAGAACAGGTGAGCCTTTTGACCACCCTGTAACAGTTGGTTATATGTATATGCTTAAACTTCACCACCTTGTTGATGATAAAATGCATGCAAGGTCTACTGGACCGTATTCACTTGTTACACAGCAGCCACTTGGCGGTAAGGCACAGTTTGGTGGACAGAGGTTCGGTGAGATGGAAGTTTGGGCATTGGAGGCGTATGGCGCATCACATACGTTGCAGGAAATCCTAACAGTTAAATCAGATGATATAACTGGCCGCGTAAAGACATATGAATCAATTGTAAAAGGTGAGAATATACCGGAACCGGGTGTACCAGAATCCTTTAAAGTACTTGTTAAAGAGTTGCAAAGTCTATGCCTAGATGTCAAGGTATTAACCGAAGACAATCAAGAAGTCGCGTTAAAAGAGTTTGAGGATGAAGATGACGATGATATACCGGATGATACGATCAATATCAACATAGAAGGCAGAGAAGATGTTCCAGAAGATGTAAACTATGGTGAAGAGTATAATGATGATTATGATGATGATAAAGATAAAGATAGCTTGGATGATTTAAATTTTGAGCCTGATGATATTGATTTAAATGAAAATGACAACTTTGATGATGATTATGATATATAA